The nucleotide sequence TACTTTCAAAGCAAAAGCTATATAATACAAAATGTATGTACTAGATTTCCATGTCATAagtaaagaaacttttttttacaattataattttcaaaaacctAATGAacctataataaaatattgagaaaaataatcTTCAGTCCTATTAGGCATGGGAGAACCTgggggaaattttatttttccttctgtcaGATTTGTTTGATTATACTGTAACTCAGTAATGGAACGGTTCCTGTGTGTCAGCTGCTGAGCTAAGTGGTCACTGCACATCATTTTTCGTCTTCACATCAAACTTTTTGGGACGGGtactattatccccactttacagtcTGTGTTATGTGAACCAATGGACTCCACTAGAACATGAAGAATTGAAAAGTTTTACCGTCAGTTCAGTTTTTCATggagcctctgttttctccccGAACAACTCTGTCCCTTGACCACAGTTTCTTtgaaaactggctgggtgtggtggctcacgcctgtaatcccagcactttgggaggccaaggcgggcagatcacccaaggtcaggagttcaagaccagcctggccaacatggtgaaaccctatctctattaaaaatataaaaattagctgggtgtggtggcacatgcctgtaatcccagctacctggcaggctgaggcaggagaaacactggaaccctggaggcagaggctgcggtggactgagatcacaccactgctctccagcctgggtgacagagtgagactctgtctcaaaaacaacaacaacaacaacaaaaaacaggggTTTTGTGCTGTGACCTCTGCTAGTTTCACCCTAGCTCACTTCCCAAGCATGTGGTTTCAGTTATGGCCTAGgtagattattttgctcattcaCAGCTAGCTCATACCTTTCTTCTGAGCTCCAAACACACATAGCTAGTAGCTCCTCAGTTTCTCCATAGATGTCTAATGGCACCGCCAACCAACTGAACATTCTTTAAACTGAATTGATGGTAGCCCCTCTGGAATCTGCCTTTCTAGCACTCCCAGCATCAAcaaacacattgcattccaccaaaTTCCACAAGCAGAAACCTGGTTAGTCGTAACTCCTTCATCTTTGTAACTTTCCATTTTCAATCAATTACCAATTTCTATCAATTTTCTCTCTAAAGATAGTTAAGAATCTTACAGCTTCTCTCTATGCGCACTGCTATCACCCCTGACCAGGCCTCCATCATCTTGTCTGTGATTCCTGCCATAATCTTATCTCAAAATCTTTGAGGTTATGAGTTATATGTATTTCAGTCTTCTGTTTGCTCCATTAACTATGCTTCTTTGGAATTATGCTCCAGTAAGTTTAGCTCCATTTTCTCACAGGTTTTGTTTTCCCCACATGTCTGCTGCTTCTTGGATTTTcactacttttttttgagattctcTGTTCTGCTGCCTGCTTGGTTTACTTCAGCTCAGCCCAGGTGGTGATGGTGCATTATTTGAAGGGTGTGTCATTTGCTTTTGGGGGCTCCCTCTTCCTTCTGGGagtcctgcctgcctctctgcTCTCATGCACATACTCATTCATTCCTACTCAGCAAGCAACAACTCTTTGCCAGACACTCTTCTAGGCTGGGGGATCCAGCAAGGTATTGGATGACTGCGATAGCCACCCAAGGTTGAGCATAGAGGTGAGAGTGGCCACAGATCTGTCAATATTTCCCTGAAGCTGGCCCAGACCCTTGCACTGTTTGGATCCTTGTCTCCAGCTTTGaagtttcttcagtttcttttggaCTCTGATTTTCCCTATAAAATTTATCCTACTTACATCCATCTTTCAGGAATTTATTGTCagtattattttaacatttcttctttAGGGcttggctaatgggtacaaaaatacagttagatggaaggaataaaatctagtgttcagtagcacaatagtgtgactatagttaacaataatttatcatatatttcACAATAGCTAGAAGATTTGTAATGTCCCCAACACAAAGGAATGACAAATGTTTGGGGTGATGGATTTCCCAGTTACCCAgatttgatcattgcacattgtatgcatatattaaaatatcacatgtaccctataaatatgtacagctaTTATATATCCATtacatatgaaaaacaaaacaaaaataaattcctttatttaaaaaataaaatttcttcttaAAGTAGGTGCTCAGTCATCCTTTTTGAGCTAACCCTCTGAAATAGCCTTCAAGAATCCATTCCTGTCCCTCTACCAGGTATCGTTCTATCAAGATCACTCATCATCCTCAAGTTGATTCTATCATTTGCCTGCTTTAAACCCTTCAGAAATATGCTAGTTCCCTTAGAACTAGGTCCAAAGTTCTTAACATGGGTCTACAAGAACCCAGATGACTATGGCCTCTGCATACCTCATCTAGTACTATTTTCCACCACATCTAGCATTCACCTATCCtgagttttcttaatttctgaaaTATGCTACTGTTTCAGCCACTACGTGTTGACAATGTTTCAACTCCCTGGAAaagccttccttcctttttttttttttttttttgtgtacaCATTTAGTTTTATTGTAACAAAGCAACTTGTACACTTTTAACGTTTAAAACTGAgcatcttctttcctttccagtgaaacaaaaagaaaatttaaaaataaacaggaacAAAATTACAATAAAGAATGTCAATTCCAAATAAGATCCTACAGGTTCTGCTGATTCTCCCATTGAGTGGCAGGGCTCAAGTCATCATTAggagagaatttattttaaaagtgtcatCTTAAACTGCAAGGATGTCTGTCAAATATCACAATTAAACATGCCAAAGGAGAAGCCATGTTGTCAAAATGCCCACTTAAcccacccaaacatctcaaacCCACCCTTTGCTGACCTTCTATAACcccatttttttaagtttttttttctttttttaaacaagagaaagTAGACAGATACATGTTGGTAAATGCTAACTGTCCATATTCACATAGAGACACAGTGTACTCTCTGAGCCCAATAtacagagaaaggaggaaaaaagctaGAATTCTATGCACTACTACACAGGTGCCTAGCACCCTCCAGCTTCCAGCAGAGCGAAGGgagcaggtttttcttttttcccacagAGCTCGGTGGTGTTGATTCCATACAGTTTTTGTTCAGACAGGAAGGGATAAAAATGAACTTCGAACAGAAAAGGGTAGAGACTCTTTTCCCATTGGATTCTGCTCAAGGTATTTCCCCCCAAAGAAGTTGAGAACCATGGAGTAGAGAAAAGAGACTTCAAGAACTGGGCGACTGagcacaagaggaaaaaaaaaaaaaaaaaagactgcaactTGCTCCCAGGGactggagaaaatttaaaaaaaggaaggttggaATCCATCAGTGTTCTATTTAGTCATCTTCTCCTtcatcctcctctccttcctccccttcatcatcatcttcatcttcttcaccTTCATCCTCATCCCCTTCTTCATCAATATCTTCTAatccttcctcctcttcatcatcatcatcatcttcttctccttctcctttatCATCCATATCGGGAACCAAGTAGTACTGTAATGGGTTTGGCCAGATATCACCTTTGATGACCTCTCCTAACTCATCAGCACCTGCATCAGAATGGTCAGTAAACCAGGTAAAGAAGCTCTCTGGTTCCTCATGCCGCCTCTTCCTGCTGGCTTTATTCTGTGTTTGACTTGAACGTTTCGTCAAATCCTTTCCAGATTTCCATTTGATTTCGGTGGACTTTGAAGATGGATCACCACTCTCATTCAGATGAAATTCTTTGGTGAgaactttattttcaaagtaaggattttcatcaaaataaaaatctattctgTAACCTGATTTAATATCTTCAAATTCTGTCACTTCAACTCTGGTCAAATAATGCAgttcctcttcatcttcctcccCAAGCAGTGCAGACACTTGTGGATGGTTGACAAATGTTGTTACCCCAAAATTTGGGATTTTGGCGATCAATTCTGACCTCTTCTGAGAAAATGCTTGGCGGAGTttgttatatttctgttttactttcaAAATCTCCTCACTGGCTTGTTCATTAAGTCTGTCTATTTCATTTTGTACTTCATCAATGTGTTCAATCGCTTCTTGctattctttttctcccttcttcgGCAAGCCTGCAGAGGCCGATGTCTCCTCTGGTCCCAGAGCAGGAGGTGGTCTTGGTTTCTTCTTTTGAGGCGGGAGTGGAGACTGGTGTTAGGGGCCATACTGTTAGGGAAGTCCCAGAACCAGACCACGAGTCTCCTCACTCGTCCAGAAGCAGGCTGAACACGCTTccttcctttatatatttttttaacctaaCTAAAGTCTGAGCTTAAATATCTCTTATTCCAGGAAACTTATTCTAGATCTTCCATACTAAGTCCGGTCTCCTTTAATTGCAATAACTTGTTTaactattgtatttatttattattttaataagctCTGTCTTCCTTGCTTTACTGTAGACTTTAAGACTATAGGGAACAAAGTCAATATAACATTTTTTCCCCTGGCATATGGAAGAATTAAATAAACATGGTTGGATAACCGAATTGTGtctatatttccatttttgtggCTGACTGACTGAATTATATTTAGGGCTATCCAGAATAACTTTTTGTGATGGTAGAAATGTTCcatatctgtgctgtccaatgtgGTATccaataaccacatgtggctactgggtACTTGAAATATGGCTAATGCAATGGAAACATCttaaatgtttctaattttaattaatttacatttaattggCTAGAGGCTACCATATTAAAGTGCACAGGAAAGATATTTCCACCTTCTAagtcatatttccttttttcttttttctttttttttgagacagagttttgctctgtcacccaggctggagtgcagtggtgtgatctcagcttactgtaacctctgcctcccgggttcaagagattctcctgcctcagcctctcaagtagctgggattacaggcacctaccaccatgcccagataatttttgtatttttagtagagacggggtttcatcacgttggccaggctggtcttgaactcctgacctcaggtgatccacccacctcagcctcccaaagtgctgggattacaggcgtgagccaccgtgcctggcctgctctttgtttctcattatctttttcaaggatgtttgtatGGTGAACAGTCTTGGAAAAGAGAGATGGTGTCTCCCTGTGGAACAGAGGGAAGGCATGCTTATTGCCCATTCGGATTCCCTAAACTCAGCATTTTTCTCAAGAAACATAACCCACTACATGTGCAAGTGGCATCTGGCCCTCTTCACATCACCCTGTGGGATTTGGAGCTTGGGGAGCTGACTTAAAATGCCAATATTCCAATTCCTGCTCCTGCTTTGAGTAAAAACTCTCCTTTGTTGCTGACCCGGAGATTTTGTGTCTTCTACCAGCCTCCATGAAATGGTGGCAGACTAACTTGTTAGCTTTCAAACAGGGTCAAATCTCACACCCTTCACAGTTTTTGACACACAGACAAAACTTAAGCTCTTAAGTATTTTGCTTAGGAtggttttcaagtttatttgtttCCTCagtattctttttctcctctttcttaaaCTACCGAGGAACATTTTGCTTCTGTTAATGTTGTAAACTCAACTTTTTTGATTTATAAATAGCAAATGACAAGAGAATTCCATTCTAAAGTAACAGAATGACTTTAAAATGTGTCTAATGCGTGGGAGATGTTATTTTTCACACTATCTCCAATTCTCACATAGTTAGGCATCTGAATAGAGAACCACTGGAAGTCCTGTTGAAAAGTCATGTTTTGCCTTTTTATCTTTACCAACACAAATAAAGTTCTTGggattaatttgtttttatgatATGTATAATGTTACCTGGTAAATCACAGTGGTTATGATATTTTCCCAGACAACAAAGggagattttcctttttaatatttcataatgCCTGAAAGAAATGTTTTCCCCAAACACAAGATTTTCAAttcaaatgaattcagcaaatatttatcaaggcCATTACTCTAGTGATCATTGCTTTGTAATAGAACATCTAAGGaaatgatgactttttaaaaacaatatagtcagtaaaaaaaattttttttttttttttgagacagagtctcgctctgttgcccaggctggagtgcagtggtgcgttctcggctcactgcaagctccacctcccgggttcccgccattctcctgcctcagcctcggactagctgggactacaggcgcctgccaccgcgcccggctgattttttatatttttagtagagatggggtttcaccgtgttagccatgatggtctcgatctcctgaccttgtgatccgcccgccttggcctcccaaagtgctgggattacaggcatgagccactgcgcccgtcctATAAGTCAGTAAAAATTTTACTAAGACAAGGCTGTGGAAAATTCTAAGATTTTGTGGATATTTGTCTTGACATGTTGCTCTTTTGGATCCTGGAATCAATTTAGCTATTGTACTTGTCAAACAAGTCAGATTCCTTAGAGTTGCTTTATTGCAAGGTGTGGCAGATTGTATTCTCCAAAAGTAGCCACAGTAATATTTTTGGGGCGCATTGACAGCTGCAGCCTTTTTCCCTTCCCCTTGAAGCTGGGCAGGATTTTGTGACCTCCACAAATAGAATATGGGAGAAAAGACACCGGACAGGACAGGACTAGGGTAAGATGAGTGAAACATTCTCTCTCCTTGGATGCCATACATAGGGGAGACTAAAAAACTCAGTCATAGAAATTGTGAACCCAGAgcatctgagacaggtctcagttaatttagaaagtttattttgccaaggttgaggcatgctgtgacacagcctcaggaagacacgtgcccaaggtggtcagggcacagtttggttttatacattttagggaggacACGGACATCAGTCAATATACATAAGAAGCACATTAGTTCTGTCTGGAAAGGTGGGATGTGTTGAAGCAAGGGCAGGAAGCTGGGAGGGAGCCTGTAAGTCACAGACAGGTGAGAcacaaaaggttgcattcttttgtttctgatgagcctttccaaaggaggcaatcagatatgcatctatctcagtgagcagagaaaTAACTTTGAATAgcatgggaggcaggtttgccctaagcagtttccagcttgagttttcct is from Pongo abelii isolate AG06213 chromosome 14, NHGRI_mPonAbe1-v2.0_pri, whole genome shotgun sequence and encodes:
- the LOC100461541 gene encoding LOW QUALITY PROTEIN: protein SET-like (The sequence of the model RefSeq protein was modified relative to this genomic sequence to represent the inferred CDS: substituted 1 base at 1 genomic stop codon) gives rise to the protein MTETMLLALKIEEAAMSKGRQGVSGRWKRKDNGFPRASSKEAAITNSKPCQTADLQNYKIIHFCTSHTSKAQDAGESTFPATSAPKPPGRTWKEANAGPPSIAITRRIKIHNFDGSSRSLPLIPALLKSPDQWSPAFLGPGTGFMEDNLSTDGASSPLPPQKKKPRPPPALGPEETSASAGLPKKGEKEXQEAIEHIDEVQNEIDRLNEQASEEILKVKQKYNKLRQAFSQKRSELIAKIPNFGVTTFVNHPQVSALLGEEDEEELHYLTRVEVTEFEDIKSGYRIDFYFDENPYFENKVLTKEFHLNESGDPSSKSTEIKWKSGKDLTKRSSQTQNKASRKRRHEEPESFFTWFTDHSDAGADELGEVIKGDIWPNPLQYYLVPDMDDKGEGEEDDDDDEEEEGLEDIDEEGDEDEGEEDEDDDEGEEGEEDEGEDD